In Oxyura jamaicensis isolate SHBP4307 breed ruddy duck unplaced genomic scaffold, BPBGC_Ojam_1.0 oxyUn_random_OJ77444, whole genome shotgun sequence, the sequence GGGACACCAGCTGGGTCTCAGCCCTGGGGGGCCCCAGCAGTGGCAGCACACGGGGAGAAGGGGAACCCCAGACAGGCGGGACCCCCGGCATGGGGGCACCCCGTGCCCCccggtgctggctgcagcctcaGGTGAGTATCGGGGCTGCGTGGAGGCTGATCCCACATGGAGGGGACCCCGGCACCATGGGGGTGCAGGACCGTCCCCAGGCTCTGCATGCTGTCGAGCAGCAGGGCGGCgggctgtggtgcagaggtGGTTCCTGCCACCTCTTTTgcatggggctgcagctgcatcGCAGCCCTGGAAAGCCGGGGGGCTGGGGCGCTCCGTCCCCTCCCTGCGCCCTGATGGGCACCCCTGATGTGCCCTCagggccggggggcagcggcccccagcccctcccacccccccctcAGGGGATGCTCATCCCGTCCCGCcgccgggcagggcaggcacGGCCAGGACTACGTTTCCCAGCGGCAACTCCAGGGGCTGCACATGCTCCTTGCGGCTCacggctgctcccagcagctcccggtGCAGCTCCCGGTGCTCCCCGGTGCTCCCCGGTGCAGCTCCCGGTGCAGCTCCCGGCGCAGCTCCCGGCGCAGCTCCCGGTGCAGCTCCTGGTGGTCCCCAGGGGTCCCCAGTGCAGCTCCCGGTGCTCCCCGGTGCAGCCCCCGGTGCAGCTCCCGGTGCAGCTCCCGGTGCTCCCCGGTGCTCCCCGGTGCAGCTCCCGGTGCAGCTCCCGGTGCTCCCCGGTGCAGCCCCCGGTGCAGCCCCATCGCGGGCGCAGGGGGCTCCCTGGGGAGTGCACAGCCGACCCCCGGGGCCGAGCCCTGCCCGGCGCCCACCCTCCCGGACCCCCCCAGCCGCCCCGCAGCATGCCCCGCGGGCGAGCCTGGACGCAGGCGGAGGTCGGCAGCCTGCTGGCGCTGgtgggaggctcaggggaggccGCCCTGCTGATGGCCTCCACGTCGCGGCCCAACGAGGCTCTGTGGCAGGAGATCTCccgggggctggcggcggcCGGCTACGGCCGTAGCGTGGCCCAGTGCCGCTCCAAATGGAAGGCGCTGAAGCAGGCTTTCCACTCGGAGCGGGAGACGCGCCGCCGTGCCGGACGGCACTCTGCGCGCCTGCCCCCGCACTACCGCGCCATGAAGAGCATCTGGAAGGCGGCCGGGCGGCCCGTCTTCGGAGAGCGGAGGCTGCCCGGTGggtgccggggccgggcgggctcCCCGGTGCTTTGTGGGGTCCGTAGGTCCCCGCTCTGAGGCTTTTCCTCCCCTTGCAGAGCTGGTGAAGCCGCCCCCCCGGAGGCGCAGGTCGCTGGCCGCACGCTCGCCGGCACCGCCAGGTACCCGCGGgatggggctgctggaggggggcTTGTCCTGGGTGAGGGGTGTCCGGTACCCCTCGGGGCACCCTTCCTGATGCTGTTCTCTGCCCGCTgcaccccagctgctgcagagaccCCCGCCGTGCTGCTGGCACCGCTGCTGCAGCGCCCAAAGGACGAGCCGGAGAGCCGTAAGTACCGTCCTGCCCCGCCGCGCCGGGCTGCACGGCCACTGCCACAGCTCAAGCCTGTGCCAGCATGCTGGGACCTGGGGGCAAAGGGGTCGGGGGGCCTTTTGTCCCAGGAGGGCCCCGCCACGGTGTGTTCCCCTTGGGATGCTCGCAGATGGGGTTTGGGgacttctcccccccccccccccctcagttTGGCTCCAAACCAGCCCCGCAGCGTGAGGGTTTGGGGCCAGCTggggtggggcaggaggggggtcCCTGCTTGGAGCCGGCCTCAGAgctctggaggagctgggactgGGGGTGAGGGACGGAGCTGGGAGCACCCCCATCCTGCAGCGCGCCTGGACGGTGCCGAGGCGATGCAGGATACGTCCCCGGGCCCGGTCTGTGCGGGCAGGTGAAGGGAGCGGGTGCTGTTCCCCGAGCCTGCTGGCTCACCGGCAGGGatcggggctgcggggcggaCCAGGCGAAACACCTCCCCAAAAACAGGAGCAGAGAAGGGCCCGGCGCCGGGGAAGGCCCGGCTGCTGcttcattcccccccccccggccccgctggcGCTGGGGAGCGAACCCCGGCGTCCCGGCCAGCGTCCGCACCGGGTAATTACGTTGTCTCCCCAAATTCCCCCTGCAGTTTCAAGTGGATGTGGGATTCTCCTTCACTTCCAGTCCTTATCTGTTGCGTAGCCTGGCTGCGCGCCGCTAcgcagctgctgccttccagcccGGAGGTGGCTGCATTGCAGTGGTGGGTGAGTGACTCCTGCTTTTGTTCCTAGCTCGTGAGGCGCTTTGAGGCCCCGCAGGGCGCTGGGGAGCTGTGGCTAGGGCACGCCGGGCTGGCCGGGGCAGCGAGGCAGACCCCGGGCTGATGCCGTCCCCCGGCGGGTGCCGTCAGACCCCGCgtctcctctctgctctctccctgcagcccgcGGGGACCGCGTCGGTGGAGCATCGCCCGACCCCGCGGCCGCCCCACGTAAGGCTTTCCTTGTCCTGATTTCCCCCTCTCAGCCCCGTGAGCAGGCTCTGATCCGCTTCTCATTGCAGGCACCAGCTGCTGcatccctccccatcccctcccgGGTGAGTACCGTGCCCCGGCCACCGAGCTCGTGTCCCCACGGGGCCGGAGCCACCCCCGGTGACCGCTGCTCTCCCGCAGGCTGCCACGGCGCCCTGAAGGAGGAGAGCGCCGAGCAGAAGGCAGGTGAGTCTGCGCCCTCTCCCCCGCACAG encodes:
- the LOC118160065 gene encoding wiskott-Aldrich syndrome protein homolog 1-like isoform X8 codes for the protein MPRGRAWTQAEVGSLLALVGGSGEAALLMASTSRPNEALWQEISRGLAAAGYGRSVAQCRSKWKALKQAFHSERETRRRAGRHSARLPPHYRAMKSIWKAAGRPVFGERRLPELVKPPPRRRRSLAARSPAPPAAAETPAVLLAPLLQRPKDEPESPGIGAAGRTRRNTSPKTGAEKGPAPGKARLLLHSPPPGPAGAGERTPASRPASAPGNYVVSPNSPCSFKWMWDSPSLPVLICCVAWLRAATQLLPSSPEVAALQWWPAGTASVEHRPTPRPPHAPAAASLPIPSRAATAP
- the LOC118160065 gene encoding translation initiation factor IF-2-like isoform X5; translated protein: MPRGRAWTQAEVGSLLALVGGSGEAALLMASTSRPNEALWQEISRGLAAAGYGRSVAQCRSKWKALKQAFHSERETRRRAGRHSARLPPHYRAMKSIWKAAGRPVFGERRLPELVKPPPRRRRSLAARSPAPPAAAETPAVLLAPLLQRPKDEPESPGIGAAGRTRRNTSPKTGAEKGPAPGKARLLLHSPPPGPAGAGERTPASRPASAPGNYVVSPNSPCSFKWMWDSPSLPVLICCVAWLRAATQLLPSSPEVAALQWWTPRLLSALSLQPAGTASVEHRPTPRPPHAPAAASLPIPSRVSTVPRPPSSCPHGAGATPGDRCSPAGCHGALKEESAEQKAGESAPSPPHRAAGTG
- the LOC118160065 gene encoding uncharacterized protein LOC118160065 isoform X6 is translated as MPRGRAWTQAEVGSLLALVGGSGEAALLMASTSRPNEALWQEISRGLAAAGYGRSVAQCRSKWKALKQAFHSERETRRRAGRHSARLPPHYRAMKSIWKAAGRPVFGERRLPELVKPPPRRRRSLAARSPAPPAAAETPAVLLAPLLQRPKDEPESPRGDRVGGASPDPAAAPRTSCCIPPHPLPGCHGALKEESAEQKAGFPGETSPGMGRGNPALPAATAAPGSPGTAAASEQAMAVGEEASDTSLHGGGVSGLLQSVQQLLVQILQTSRQQQALLESLASDTVSHLHLLSHSLVQVGETLHQLLLRPQAPHGHYAPHIPLFEGGPQVPLLPGLPCDKEEPPVSSDAGCAPP
- the LOC118160065 gene encoding uncharacterized protein LOC118160065 isoform X3, producing MPRGRAWTQAEVGSLLALVGGSGEAALLMASTSRPNEALWQEISRGLAAAGYGRSVAQCRSKWKALKQAFHSERETRRRAGRHSARLPPHYRAMKSIWKAAGRPVFGERRLPELVKPPPRRRRSLAARSPAPPAAAETPAVLLAPLLQRPKDEPESHPASPLCSLPAARGDRVGGASPDPAAAPRTSCCIPPHPLPGCHGALKEESAEQKAGFPGETSPGMGRGNPALPAATAAPGSPGTAAASEQAMAVGEEASDTSLHGGGVSGLLQSVQQLLVQILQTSRQQQALLESLASDTVSHLHLLSHSLVQVGETLHQLLLRPQAPHGHYAPHIPLFEGGPQVPLLPGLPCDKEEPPVSSDAGCAPP
- the LOC118160065 gene encoding translation initiation factor IF-2-like isoform X2, with amino-acid sequence MEGAEAGFPLGAGDAPPCRTALCAPAPALPRHEEHLEGGRAARLRRAEAARAGEAAPPEAQVAGRTLAGTASCCRDPRRAAGTAAAAPKGRAGEPFKWMWDSPSLPVLICCVAWLRAATQLLPSSPEVAALQWWTPRLLSALSLQPAGTASVEHRPTPRPPHAPAAASLPIPSRVSTVPRPPSSCPHGAGATPGDRCSPAGCHGALKEESAEQKAGFPGETSPGMGRGNPALPAATAAPGSPGTAAASEQAMAVGEEASDTSLHGGGVSGLLQSVQQLLVQILQTSRQQQALLESLASDTVSHLHLLSHSLVQVGETLHQLLLRPQAPHGHYAPHIPLFEGGPQVPLLPGLPCDKEEPPVSSDAGCAPP
- the LOC118160065 gene encoding translation initiation factor IF-2-like isoform X4, yielding MEGAEAGFPLGAGDAPPCRTALCAPAPALPRHEEHLEGGRAARLRRAEAARAGEAAPPEAQVAGRTLAGTASCCRDPRRAAGTAAAAPKGRAGEPFKWMWDSPSLPVLICCVAWLRAATQLLPSSPEVAALQWWPAGTASVEHRPTPRPPHAPAAASLPIPSRVSTVPRPPSSCPHGAGATPGDRCSPAGCHGALKEESAEQKAGFPGETSPGMGRGNPALPAATAAPGSPGTAAASEQAMAVGEEASDTSLHGGGVSGLLQSVQQLLVQILQTSRQQQALLESLASDTVSHLHLLSHSLVQVGETLHQLLLRPQAPHGHYAPHIPLFEGGPQVPLLPGLPCDKEEPPVSSDAGCAPP
- the LOC118160065 gene encoding translation initiation factor IF-2-like isoform X1 yields the protein MPRGRAWTQAEVGSLLALVGGSGEAALLMASTSRPNEALWQEISRGLAAAGYGRSVAQCRSKWKALKQAFHSERETRRRAGRHSARLPPHYRAMKSIWKAAGRPVFGERRLPELVKPPPRRRRSLAARSPAPPAAAETPAVLLAPLLQRPKDEPESPGIGAAGRTRRNTSPKTGAEKGPAPGKARLLLHSPPPGPAGAGERTPASRPASAPGNYVVSPNSPCSFKWMWDSPSLPVLICCVAWLRAATQLLPSSPEVAALQWWPAGTASVEHRPTPRPPHAPAAASLPIPSRVSTVPRPPSSCPHGAGATPGDRCSPAGCHGALKEESAEQKAGFPGETSPGMGRGNPALPAATAAPGSPGTAAASEQAMAVGEEASDTSLHGGGVSGLLQSVQQLLVQILQTSRQQQALLESLASDTVSHLHLLSHSLVQVGETLHQLLLRPQAPHGHYAPHIPLFEGGPQVPLLPGLPCDKEEPPVSSDAGCAPP
- the LOC118160065 gene encoding protein transport protein sec31-like isoform X7 yields the protein MPRGRAWTQAEVGSLLALVGGSGEAALLMASTSRPNEALWQEISRGLAAAGYGRSVAQCRSKWKALKQAFHSERETRRRAGRHSARLPPHYRAMKSIWKAAGRPVFGERRLPELVKPPPRRRRSLAARSPAPPAAAETPAVLLAPLLQRPKDEPESPGIGAAGRTRRNTSPKTGAEKGPAPGKARLLLHSPPPGPAGAGERTPASRPASAPGNYVVSPNSPCSFKWMWDSPSLPVLICCVAWLRAATQLLPSSPEVAALQWWTPRLLSALSLQPAGTASVEHRPTPRPPHAPAAASLPIPSRAATAP